A window of the Trichoderma asperellum chromosome 6, complete sequence genome harbors these coding sequences:
- a CDS encoding uncharacterized protein (EggNog:ENOG41): protein MATTEEIVQRLHESRPPATDVATYLTIVEMSLSPEILPALQEILEDVSLASDIGWDLVDMLIPIPGSEECLESIARLGNPREVILKVLEVMEKTTAAGEEEEEEEEEEEEEEEKKAGAEGSANQATKGETKAIRHFVTLCGMLGILHKRLQVKAPSRFLHTTLDTVQRCYDATSAASTAAVISLVQSLARKTRPPLPSRKSSVKLDTPFQDSDPAKQAPDPEADRTDTLNANEPGLITSLLQSFITCILEAYVNSNSIEWASRMLEYTYPERIVPGRKTMIQTFKEVVELQAKDALLGQLVSLAGDLGLSKLPPFKMKEYLEGPIYREPLSIEFDPAHPEQLHLSTGGLVCLNAYWMFAADVFDADRGLPTSELHPQYMLPDHQALLQSFLGDESGNQIATNPGTIEALIVMAIWLDGRKALSNPNSKGAVAGFMPYHHLLTLVSVFHPNIRVRNATTVVAGSVLHADPEEEDRLAILEDLLENCVFSSLQACAVSWLREELIAAKKAGSKGRFSSPECFETIQYSLFPDLSHLQQADTSALLEFWAQNAPLHLQVANFALFLFGEDYKPLAPVGMAAAIEHRYVEPLLHAARTLEKAAGAKEIEADGETLMQLGILTDTLSRVSLQ, encoded by the exons ATGGCGACTACAGAAGAGATTGTTCAGCGACTTCATGAGTCCCGCCCGCCAGCCACAGATGTCGCGACATATCTCACCATCGTCGAGATGTCGCTGTCTCCAGAGATCCTGCCCGCGCTACAGGAGATCCTGGAGGACGTTTCATTAGCCAGTGACATTGGCTGGGACCTGGTTGATATGCTGATCCCCATTCCGGGTAGCGAAGAATGTTTGGAGAGCATTGCGCGTCTGGGCAACCCGCGGGAGGTCATCCTCAAGGTTCTTGAGGTCATGGAGAAGACAACTGCTgcgggagaggaggaggaggaagaggaggaagaggaggaggaggaggaagaaaagaaagcaggAGCTGAGGGCTCTGCGAATCAAGCAACCAAGGGCGAGACGAAAGCCATTAGGCATTTTGTAACGCTCTGTGGAATGTTGGGGATTCTACACAAGCGACTGCAAGTCAAAGCTCCCTCACGTTTTCTACATACGACATTGGACACAGTACAGAGGTGCTACGATGCCACGAGTGCAGCGTCTACCGCCGCAGTCATTTCTCTGGTCCAATCTCTCGCACGTAAGACGCGACCTCCTTTGCCATCTCGTAAGTCGAGCGTCAAACTGGACACGCCATTTCAAGACAGCGACCCAGCAAAACAGGCGCCAGACCCCGAAGCCGATCGCACTGATACGTTAAACGCAAATGAACCGGGCCTGATAACTAGCTTGCTGCAATCTTTCATCACATGCATCCTCGAAGCCTATGTCAATTCTAACAGTATAGAATGGGCTTCGAGGATGTTGGAATATACCTACCCTGAGCGGATAGTGCCCGGTCGGAAGACTATGATTCAGACATTCAAAGAGGTTGTAGAGCTTCAAGCTAAAGATGCCTTGTTGGGACAGCTAGTG TCTCTGGCTGGCGATTTAGGCTTGTCTAAATTACCTCCGTTCAAGATGAAAGAGTACCTCGAAGGCCCTATTTACCGGGAACCCCTCTCCATCGAATTCGACCCTGCACACCCGGAGCAGCTCCATTTATCAACAGGTGGCTTGGTGTGCCTGAATGCGTACTGGATGTTTGCTGCCGACGTTTTCGACGCAGATCGAGGCCTTCCAACCAGTGAACTACACCCACAATACATGTTGCCTGATCATCAGGCCTTGCTACAAAGCTTCCTCGGCGATGAGTCAGGGAATCAGATCGCCACTAATCCGGGAACAATCGAGGCTCTAATTGTTATGGCCATCTGGCTGGACGGACGGAAAGCACTATCGAATCCCAATAGCAAGGGGGCTGTTGCAGGATTTATGCCctaccatcatcttctcacACTTGTTTCAGTCTTCCACCCGAATATCCGAGTGCGCAATGCGACAACCGTTGTAGCAGGCTCAGTCTTACATGCGGAtcccgaggaagaagatcgGTTGGCTATTCTAGAAGACCTGCTGGAAAACTGCGTATTCTCATCACTTCAAGCGTGCGCGGTCTCATGGTTACGAGAGGAGCTGATTGCCGCGAAAAAGGCCGGCTCAAAAGGTCGCTTCTCTAGCCCAGAGTGCTTCGAAACCATTCAGTATTCCTTGTTCCCAGATCTATCACATCTCCAACAGGCCGACACTTCTGCATTGCTGGAATTCTGGGCACAAAATGCGCCTCTGCATTTACAGGTCGCCAATTTTGCCCTGTTCCTGTTCGGCGAAGACTACAAGCCTCTTGCACCGGTAGGCATGGCTGCGGCTATTGAGCATCGCTATGTCGAACCGTTATTGCACGCCGCGAGGACGCTGGAGAAGGCTGCTGGTGCAAAGGAGATAGAAGCTGATGGGGAGACTCTGATGCAGCTCGGTATCTTGACGGATACACTAAGTCGGGTGTCGCTGCAATGA
- a CDS encoding uncharacterized protein (EggNog:ENOG41), whose protein sequence is MEGGPSQTHRLTDIYLQKTSDEYTAGWICAICTEYIAAQAALDEKHKRPSHVAPADQNDYTFGRIGNHNVVIAVLPDGEYGVESAAIVARDMMHSFANIKLGLMVGVGGGAPSERNDIRLGDIVVGVPRDGQSGVLQYGFGKMVQGQPFQATRLLNQSPRILRAAVNGLQSQYRLKGYRQLKDIIDDVLARNPILQTDFGRPSLDSDRLYRSEIMHPKDNTLDCSVSCGDDPSKLVVRRRIAGEGAPVVHCGLIASSNTLMKDAMMRDEYASKKNVMCFEMEAAGLMNQFPCLVIRGISDYSDTHKNKQWQGYAAMAAAAYAKDLLRRIALDNTNIPQRVAGEEDIQIPSDSQKQALLKSLKFDNYNKRYDNIKAAHAETCKWLQESAEYITWLDPDKIINHHGFLCIMGKPGAGKSTIMKYALVTARETMGDRILLSFFFNARGGDLEKSTLGMYRSLLLQLLEQLPALQDSLDLSKFTACHDEGYRWHIEPLKYLFRQAIENIQTSKVVCFIDALNECDEDQARDTLSFFEYLIGSATSKGISFLVCFSKRYYPLISFKKGLTLVLEFRIHQDIHQYVRRELKIGQSDIANRIRANLAKRSWGLFMWVNSVVLILNKEYDMGRIYNLQTRYLEIPGDLRELFKDILARNSDRKSIETLRCFQWLLFSRELLRPEQLYHAVLSDVSSRVAPSQISKPDMLRFILNSSLGLAEICTSSGSSRDCERIKFIHMSVRVFLLGEDGLKEIWPDQGDNIPGRSHEYLKECCLKCIKIGSFYASQSLKQVNHLSETTASIQSWASDHFPILGYAVGNILYHANEAQKYGISQAEFLKEFKLRPWVVLRCIFEVWAHSLNTRLLYALAELNMSYLIGCHPSKLAFSEVGDEYFGTPLFAALANGSNEAIIVFLKAQAEIIPEFLNLYEEYCRKSLDLSHFRQGFIFSRSKNILSHFTHPDEGNKILQVAFLLNMRHPHLHLNWKDECSQAPLLYVYGKGDKALLSVLISKCINDVNEIDHFSNALLQTAVKKGYKDFVELLLQKGAKIDETDNQGQTALYCAVQEDNKDMVQLLVRAGANIEAYDWNYGNTPLALAAEEGYVDIVIQLIRSDAKIEARDGNNQTPLMLAVMNGHKDVAIQLIKAGAKVEARDGQDYTPLMLAVTEGRKNMVVLLLENGCNIEAMDDNGMTPLLLAMENYRTDLVTQLLEKGCNFEARDAKGMTPLMYAVRLGSRNAVRLLLEKGASMEAMDKSGKTLLIWAVISCHEDLVIRLLEKGSDIEARDKAGQTPLMWAIRKRNQALVRLLLSRGAKVTKEKIANIQPRLFEFPEQIREKIMAKRELTLLEFAQQFEETEIIELISRNGAT, encoded by the coding sequence ATGGAGGGGGGTCCCTCCCAAACGCACAGGCTGACCGACATCTACTTGCAAAAAACGAGCGACGAATATACAGCAGGATGGATCTGTGCCATATGCACCGAATACATTGCCGCGCAAGCTGCTCTTGATGAGAAGCATAAGAGACCCAGCCATGTGGCGCCAGCTGATCAAAATGATTACACGTTCGGCCGAATTGGGAACCATAACGTTGTTATTGCTGTTCTGCCAGATGGAGAATACGGAGTAGAATCTGCGGCGATTGTTGCAAGGGACATGATGCATTCTTTTGCCAATATCAAACTCGGGCTAATGGTTggcgttggtggtggtgcgcCTAGTGAAAGGAATGATATTCGTTTGGGTGACATTGTGGTCGGCGTTCCTCGCGACGGACAAAGTGGTGTATTACAATACGGCTTTGGAAAAATGGTCCAAGGTCAGCCGTTTCAAGCAACACGGCTGTTGAATCAATCGCCAAGAATCTTAAGAGCAGCAGTCAATGGGCTTCAATCGCAATACCGTCTTAAAGGCTATCGTCAACTGAAAGATATAATTGACGACGTTCTTGCAAGAAATCCGATTTTACAAACAGATTTTGGCCGTCCGAGTCTTGATAGTGATAGGTTATATCGCAGCGAGATCATGCACCCCAAAGATAACACACTAGACTGCTCGGTTTCCTGCGGAGATGATCCGTCAAAGCTGGTTGTACGCAGGCGAATCGCAGGCGAGGGTGCGCCTGTTGTTCATTGCGGACTAATTGCTTCGTCAAATACACTTATGAAAGACGCCATGATGCGTGATGAATACGCGTCAAAGAAAAATGTCATGTGTTTTGAAATGGAAGCCGCCGGCCTTATGAATCAATTCCCCTGCTTGGTTATTCGAGGTATATCCGACTACTCAGACACGCATAAGAATAAGCAGTGGCAAGGATATGCTGcgatggcagcggcggcttACGCAAAAGATCTTCTCCGTCGAATCGCTCTAGATAACACCAACATACCGCAAAGAGtggctggagaagaggatatCCAAATTCCCAGCGACAGCCAGAAACAAGCTCTGCTTAAATCTCTGAAATTTGACAACTATAATAAGCGCTATGATAACATCAAGGCCGCCCACGCAGAAACATGCAAGTGGCTACAAGAAAGCGCTGAATATATCACCTGGCTGGACCCGGACAAGATCATCAACCATCACGGATTTCTATGTATTATGGGCAAACCAGGCGCCGGAAAATCAACAATTATGAAATATGCCCTTGTAACTGCCCGGGAAACAATGGGAGATAGGattttgctctctttctttttcaacgCACGAGGAGGCGATTTAGAGAAATCTACTCTTGGCATGTACCGATCATTACTGCTACAGCTACTGGAACAGCTACCGGCGCTTCAAGACTCCTTAGACTTATCGAAATTCACAGCATGTCACGACGAAGGCTACCGATGGCATATCGAACcgttaaaatatttatttcgCCAAGCAATTGAAAACATTCAGACGTCCAAAGTGGTATGCTTTATTGACGCTCTGAACGAGTGTGACGAAGACCAAGCCCGAGATACGCTATCATTCTTTGAATATCTGATCGGCTCAGCTACATCCAAGGGTATCAGCTTCTTAGTATGCTTTTCAAAAAGGTACTATCCTTTGATCTCATTTAAAAAAGGGCTAACCCTTGTCCTCGAATTCCGAATACACCAAGATATACACCAATATGTGAGACGCGAATTGAAAATTGGACAAAGTGATATCGCTAATCGAATTCGCGCCAATCTTGCAAAAAGATCCTGGGGGCTGTTCATGTGGGTCAATTCGGTTGTTTTGATCCTTAACAAGGAATACGATATGGGGCGGATCTATAATTTACAAACCCGGTATCTGGAGATTCCTGGAGACCTTCGCGAACTATTTAAGGATATCTTGGCACGAAATTCTGACCGAAAATCGATCGAAACACTCCGGTGTTTCCAGTGGCTTTTATTCTCAAGGGAACTGCTGCGACCAGAGCAGTTATATCACGCTGTTCTCTCTGATGTCTCATCTAGAGTGGCTCCTAGCCAAATATCTAAGCCCGACATGCTGAGATTCATTCTAAATTCTTCCTTGGGACTTGCCGAGATTTGTACGTCTTCGGGTTCGAGTAGAGACTGCGAAAGAATTAAATTTATCCATATGTCAGTGCGAGTCTTTCTCCTCGGGGAAGATGGGCTAAAGGAAATTTGGCCAGACCAAGGAGATAATATTCCTGGACGAAGTCAcgaatatttaaaagaatgtTGTCTCAAGTGCATCAAAATCGGCTCTTTCTACGCTTCCCAGTCGCTTAAACAGGTCAATCACCTCTCTGAAACAACAGCGTCAATTCAATCGTGGGCAAGTGACCATTTTCCAATTTTAGGATATGCTGTAGGTAATATTCTTTACCATGCAAATGAGGCGCAAAAGTACGGTATCAGCCAAGCTGAATTTCTCAAAGAATTTAAGCTGCGCCCTTGGGTGGTACTCAGGTGCATATTTGAAGTTTGGGCACATTCACTAAATACACGGCTTTTATATGCATTGGCGGAACTGAATATGAGCTATCTCATCGGATGCCATCCTTCCAAACTCGCTTTTTCTGAAGTGGGAGACGAATATTTTGGGACACCACTTTTTGCAGCATTAGCCAACGGCAGTAATGAAGCGATTATAGTGTTCTTGAAAGCTCAAGCAGAGATCATCCCCGAATTCCTTAATCTTTACGAAGAGTATTGCCGCAAGAGCCTTGACTTAAGTCACTTCCGGCAAGGCTTCATATTTTCACGATCCAAGAATATTTTATCACATTTCACGCATCCCGACGAAGGGAATAAGATACTGCAAGTCGCTTTCTTATTGAACATGCGCCaccctcatcttcatttgAATTGGAAAGACGAGTGCAGTCAAGCGCCATTACTGTATGTCTATGGCAAGGGAGACAAAGCTCTTCTTAGCGTTTTAATCAGTAAATGTATAAACGATGTCAACGAAATCGACCATTTCAGTAATGCGTTACTTCAAACAGCGGTAAAGAAAGGATACAAAGATTTCGTCGAACTATTACTTCAAAAAGGCGCCAAAATAGATGAAACGGATAATCAGGGGCAGACGGCACTGTACTGTGCAGTGCAAGAAGATAACAAAGACATGGTTCAACTGCTAGTTAGAGCAGGGGCAAACATCGAGGCCTATGATTGGAATTATGGCAATACACCGTTGGCGTTGGCAGCGGAAGAAGGCTACGTGGACATAGTGATTCAGCTCATCAGGTCAGACGCAAAAATCGAGGCCAGAGATGGAAATAACCAGACACCGCTAATGCTGGCCGTGATGAATGGCCATAAGGATGTTGCTATTCAGCTAATCAAAGCTGGCGCAAAAGTCGAGGCCAGAGATGGACAGGACTACACACCGTTGATGTTGGCAGTGACAGAAGGTCGTAAGAATATGGTCGTTCTACTACTTGAAAATGGATGTAACATCGAGGCAATGGATGACAACGGCATGACGCCATTGCTGTTGGCGATGGAAAACTATCGTACGGACTTGGTCACTCAACTCCTTGAAAAAGGATGCAATTTTGAGGCAAGGGATGCGAAAGGCATGACACCGCTGATGTATGCAGTGAGGCTAGGCTCCAGGAACGCGGTCCGTTTACTTCTTGAGAAAGGAGCTAGTATGGAGGCGATGGATAAGAGCGGCAAGACGCTATTGATATGGGCAGTGATAAGCTGCCATGAGGATTTGGTCATCCGGCTACTTGAGAAAGGATCTGATATTGAGGCGAGAGATAAGGCCGGCCAGACACCGCTGATGTGGGCGATAAGGAAGAGAAATCAAGCCTTAGTGAGGCTACTGCTCAGTCGAGGAGCCAAGGTTACTAAGGAGAAAATCGCCAACATCCAACCACGGCTGTTTGAATTCCCTGAACAGATTAGAGAGAAAATTATGGCTAAAAGAGAATTAACGCTGTTAGAATTTGCTCAGCAGTTTGAGGAGACGGAAATCATTGAATTGATATCTAGAAATGGTGCAACTTAG